GGCCTCGCAAGCGTGTAGCCGCCCTTAGCCCCGCGCACGCTCTCGACGAGCCCGGCGCCACGCAAACCCCTGAAGAGCTGCTCGAGATATTGGGAAGATATATTCTCCTTCTCCGCTATATCGCGGAGGGATACGGGCGCACCGTCCCCGGCTCGCTGCAATACTACAAGCCGGCACATGGCGCGCAGGCCATACTGTCCTCGAGTTGATATTCTCATATCGTATCGCTCCAAACCCCTGCCTGGCAACGGGCCCGACTACAATCCTACAATCGGTCGGTACCTGGCCAGGATGGCCAGTATCAGGCGCCGGAAATCCTGGAGTAGCTAAATAACTAAAATAGCTGAAAACAAGCGCCGAATCCGTTCGGATAAAACTAAATCCGTTCCGATAAATATGACTATTTTACTCAGATATCTACCACTATCAATTTATCACTCCGGCCAGGCCCTGTCAACGTAAAAATTAATAGAGCCTTTGCAAGAGGACCATGATTCCCACCCCAACTGCAACAGACAGCGCGAGGCTCCTGGTCCTTATGGCAACCAGCATAGTGGGGATAGCGGCTATGAGGTAATCATTATGTAGACTTAGATCAATGTGCCGGTGGGGCATGAGGAGGCCTGGCGCTAGCAACGCGGCAAGCACAGCACTGGGGACAAACTCCAGCCACTCCACAACCCATTGAGGCATCTTCACCCTGCTTAGGGCCACCAGCGGTAAAGCGCGGGGAACATATGTGGCTGCAAACATCCCCGCAAGTACCACTAGGAATGTCGTTTTGTCCATAGGTTCCAAAACACCCCCAGGGTGGCGCTAATCACTGTGGCTACGATTACGTTTAAGGTGTTCCACCCAAGCATTGATACGCCTAACGAGATAAACCCCGATAGCACCGCTACGAGGATAGTAGTCTTATTCTTTAGCTGTGAAATGAGAAGAGCAATAAACATCGCCGGGAGTGCAAAATCAAGACCCAGGTCTGATGCACTCCCGACCAGGGAAGAAACGGATGCCCCGACTAGCGAGGCAACCACCCACGAGAGGTAAGATGCTAGGTGCAAGCCCAGGACCGTAGAAAACCGGGGCTTCTCGCGTGAATACTGGCCGATTCCCGCTGCATAAGTCTCATCGGTGATTCCAAATGAGAGAATCGCCAGGGCGGGTATGGAAAAACGACGAAAATAGGGCACCATGGAGGCGCTGAAAAGCAGGTGCCGCAGATTCACCAGAAAAGTCGTTGAGACGATCGCGGTCGCGCCGGCGCCAGAGGTGAGCATTGCGACGGCAATGAACTGCGATGATCCCGCATATACTGCGAGAGACATGGCTGTTGCCTGAATCACAGATAACCCTGCCTGACGGGCCAGTACGCCATATGCGAATCCTATCGGAACATAACCCAGCATAATGGGGATGGCAATCTTGACCCCTGAAAGGAACCCACCAGCGACGGCCTTGGTTAGGGTAGTTAGAACTGCAGATGTAGATGTGGATGATAGCGTTGACGGCTTCGTATCAAGCTTCATATCAACTTAATTTTACCGCATCCGGGCCGGCCAGGGAAGAGATTTTTATCTCTCTTATTGCGCTTCTCCTTCTTAATCATGCTGGCCTTTCCCGCTCTTGCCGTGACCGGCGGCGCCTGCATCCTTGCCGCTATCTTTGCGACTCTCATGCTTCTCTTCTAGCTTCTGACCACCCTTATTATCATTATCGTTGCGGTCATTATCGTTGTCGTCCTCGTCATTCTTAACATTCTCTTGCTCCTGTGCCTCATTGTTGTTGTCTTCATCTATATTCTCATCTATATTCTCATCCTTTTTGGGACCTTTCTGCCATTCCTTTTTTGGACTTCCAATGACCTCACTTACCGCATGGCCGAGGGACTTTGGTTCCACGCCAAGGATCTTCGCTATCTCACCCCAGCCGAGCCCCGAGTCAGCCATGGCCATAACCTCATCCAGCGTTTTGCCAGAAGCGGACGCAAGGCTTGCGGCGATTGTGATCTCGCCCCAGCCAGCGCCTGTGGATCGAAGTTTCTGAATAGCCTCGGCCGAAAGATTAAGGTTCGGGAAAGCGGTTATTATGTTTGAGGTGAAAACAGCGTCATATGTATGAGTTGCTGTACCAGCTGCGTCATCGGACCCCTGAATTGCAAGACACGTACTCGCAACGCTCAGCATTAAGGTTAGTAAACATACCACTCCCGCCATTAAAGCCACAATTCGATTCATTTTCGCGCCTGACCTCCCCGTCCGCAGTGTTCTTTATGCTTTACTTGGCCTCGTACTTATATATTTCGGTATAACGCAACCAATCTTTAGACCAATTTTGAACTAATCCTTAAGGGCCTGAGGATCGCTGAGATCGGTACATCCCAAATGTAGGCTGGTAGCAAAACTGTTGGGGTAAACCCCACTCGACTGCTGGCAATAATATGGATGAAACTCTATATTAGAAAAAGCGATAAACAAATATGATACTCTATTGACTGGGAAAAGGTCCGCGAGATATAGTAAATATGTCTCTCAGACCCGATTTCATGCCTACTTCCTATCACAGGGAGGGTGTCCAATTATAAAGGCTTATAAGACCACTCTCGAAGGCAAAACGGAAGAGACCACATTGTTGTCTGATAAAGGGATATGGATCAATATCACGCGTCCCAGTGAAGAGGAAATCTTGAGGGTAAACAGAGAGACCAGCCTCCCCCTGGATTTTTTTACGTGCCCCCTTAGATGAAGAGGAACGTTCCAGGATCGAGGCTGATGGGGGTCGGGTCACCAGGGTATCAGTCTGGGGACCCGGGGCATGGAGTTCTACAAATTTCAAGGGATTTCGGTGGAGTCGGTGAAGATACGTCGGATCCGGTGAGAATATATTGGGGGAGCTGGGAGATATGAACCTGCGAAAAGAAGAAAACTGTGGGAAGAAGAAAAGGGTAATGTTTCTTTGTACCGGCAACTCATGTCGAAGCCAGATGGCTGAGGGGTTTGCCAGGGTATTGTTCGGGGATAACTGGGAGGTTTATAGCACAGGGATCGAGCCTGCCGGCCTCAATCGCAGGGCTATTGAGGTTATGCGTGAGGTAGGGATTGACATCTCGATGCAGACCTCGGACCCCATCGAACCTGAGCTTCTCAAAAAGATGGACCTGGTTGTGACCCTTTGTGGTGGCGCAGAGGAGAGGTGCCCTATGACACCTCCCGCGGTGAGACGCATCCACTGGCCCCTACCGGACCCCGCCAAGGCAAAGGGCCGGGAGGAGGAAATCATGGCCCAATTTCGCCGGGTAAGGGATGATATAAGAAGGCGAGTCGAGGAATTGCTGGGTCTCAGTGATTCCTGTTGTTCGGGGGAGGGGCATATGGTATAATAAAAGTACTGCTGGTGGAACAGCAGGCTCAATCCGGATTGGCCTAAGGTATCGCATCAACGACAGGGATTTCGAAGCAGAGCTTCTGATATCTGATAGCTTTAGGTTTCTGGTGGGGGGAACAATGCAACCTTTACTCGAGATCAGGGGCTTGGCAGCAGAAGGTCCGGCAAATGGTCAGGGGCTAAGTGATATAGACTTCGACCTTCACCCGAATGAAATCCATGCGATTATAGGCGAAAGTGGTAGTGGAAAGTCCACTTTTGCAAGAGTATTATCAGGTTTACATCCATATTCGGCAGGAAGCCTATGCATAAAGGGTAGAAAGATTGAAATCAGGTCACTGAAAGATGCAAGGAGGTACGGGATAAGCACTGTATACGAGGAACCCCCACTTCACCCGTTTCTCTCGGTAGAAGAGAATATATATTTGGGTTTGTTGCCGATTACTTTGCCCACCAGAATTATTTCAGCGAAAAAGCTTAGAACCGACTGTCGAAAACTTCTTGATAATTTAGAGATAGACATTAATCCTGCTAAGCTAGTCAAAGAGCTCAAATTGGGAGACAGACAACTCATCGCGATTGCGAAAGCATTAGCCTCCGACCCATCTATCTTAGTCATGGATGAACCATGTAATGGATTGGATGAAACTCAAAAGGCTAAGCTTTTTCAATTGATACGAGGATGCGCTAACAAAGGATTAGGTGTTATCTATTTATCGCAGAGATTGGAAGAAGTGCTTCAGGTAGCTAATAGGGTTAGTGTTTTAAAGAATGGAATGCTGCGCGGGACATTGTCAGCAGCCGAGGCCCAGAGACATCCCGAGAGAATATTCCGAGTCATGCTCGACAAAAATCGGAGTGTTGTTCTCGATGATGATTATATGCAGCAAATGTTGCCCGAAAAGATGGGAGGGGTGGTCGACACTTTCTTTCGTACCACAGAGCTTCTTGCGTCGGAATATGAACTTCAGGATGTTCTAAATTTTATCTCAAAAAGAGCGATGTCCATAATGAATTCAGATTCATGCGTGATTCAGATTATAGATGAGGAAACGGGGAGTATAGTCAATAGGCGTAAATATGATGAAGGTAAATCTATTGAGGTTCAACTCAAGGAAAGTTTGATAAAGACCGTGATTGAAAACGGAACTCCTTTTTACATTACCAACCTGGGTGGTAAAGATGATGCGGCTAGATATTTCATCGAAGAACCCGAAAGTTCCATCGGTGCCTTTTTATGTGTGCCCATAAAGATAAGATCCAGAATCGCTGGTGTCATAGAGGTTTTCTATACTTCTCTACACCAATTTACTCCCAGGGAAATTGAGGTCATATCGACCTTCGCTAACCAGGCAGCTCTTGCCATTGAAAATACTCGTTTACTGGGACGATCAGCCCTTTTACAGGAAGCACACCATAGAATAAAGAACAATCTTCAGTCGATAATTAGCCTACTCTCCCTCCAGCTCGATTTTATGGAATGTAAGTCTATTGAATCTGCAATCAACGATACTATATCTCGTATAAAGGCAATCGCCTTGGTACATGATTTGCTTTCCAAAGATGAAAAAGGGATAGGCGTCATCAATGTAAAGAAAATCCTGGAGACGGTGATTTCGTCCCTTAAACATCCATTTTTGGAAAGCGGTAAAGTTAATTTGATCGTATCCGGGGAGGGTTCAATGCTTTCATATAGAAAAGCGGCCTCCCTTTCGTTGGTGGTCAATGAACTTGTATCTAATTGCTTGAAGCATGCTTTCCCGGACGGAAGGGGGGGTGAGATCATCGTGAGTACGTTTGTTATGAATAATAAGTTCATAATTGAAATCCGGGATAATGGTGTAGGTCTCCCGGATGGTTTTGACTGTGCGATACATGGCAACTTGGGGCTCTCCATTGTACAAACACTGGTAAACAAGGACCTTGAAGGGGAGGTTGTTCTTACAAGGGTTTCGCCAAATTTTGGTACTTTGGCTAGAATATGTTTGCCCAAAGATTAATAGATGAATGGGCAGGTGAATTATAGATGTTCAGACGGTTAAAGGTTTTAGTTGCAGAGGACGAGTCGTTGGTCGCCATGGGGTTGAAGTCTGCTCTTAAACGCCTCGGTCATGAAGTGATAGGGCAAGCATTTGACGGTTTGGAGGCTGTTGAGATGTCTAAGCGGCTTCAACCAGAGCTTGTGCTGATGGATATTAATATGCCTAAATTAGACGGCATAGAAGCAGCGAAATTAATCAACGAGCATAATCCTATTCCCGTAATTATTATTAGTGGATATTCTCAGGCCGATTTGATAAGCAGAGCAACGGAGGCAGGGGTTTATGGGTATTTGGTAAAGCCAGTCGACAAAACGGACCTAGCTCCCGCTATAGATGTAGCTTTCGGTAGGTTCGAAGAAACGCTTAGATTTAAGCGAAGTTTAGAAGAACGGAAGCTCATTGAAAGAGCTAAGGGTGTGCTCATGGACAAAAGAGGCTTGAGGGAAAATGAAGCTATGAAGTACCTTGAAAGACAGAGCCAAAATACAAATGAGAAATTGGCGATTGTTGCAAAGAAGATATTGGAGGGGAATGATTACTAGATTTTTCCTGAAATTATGTTGAGAAAAAATTTCAGGAGAAAGAAGGAATTTGGTTTTCGCTGTAGAATATATAGGCTGTAGAATATATAGAGTGGATGCATTGTGAGGTTTTAAATTAGTTATTGAAGATATTTATTTTTGTCAGGTGATGGATGCCTGTGCGAAGGCATCCTTTTATTTTTGCGCTGTTTCTCTTAATAGCTCTGTGTCGCTCACTATAGAAAAGGTTGCTGGCTAACTTTCAATCGTTATTAAGCATAAAAATAGTGAGGTTAGTGCCCTTTCCGGAATTGAGTTTGGGGGTATTTTAAAATGTTGTCCAGAGTTATCTACATCTGGTCTATCGATACACGAGCGTAGGGAAAAGGAGTCAATTATTATGAATGATGATATTTTACTTAAAGCTGTTAATATTTTCAAATCCTTTCCTGGTGTAAAGGCTTTAGATGGTGTATCCTTAACATTACGCAAAGGTACTATTCATGCCCTTTGTGGAGAAAATGGTGCCGGAAAATCAACTTTAATGAATATTTTAATTGGGCTGTATCGAAAAGATTCGGGACATTTGTTTTATAAGGGGAAGGAGGTTGACTTTTCTCATCCAAAACAAGCTCTAGATCTAGGTATTTCTATTATTGAGCAAGAACTAGCACCAATCTATGATATGACAGTGGCAGAAAATATTTTTTTAGGACGAGAGCCCATTACTTCAGGTAAGCTTATTGATTACCCTCTTTTAAACAAAATGGCTGCAGAGCTTTTAGCTGACTTGGATGTACGTATTGACCCAACAAGAAAAATGAGATTCCTAAGTCTAGCTGAAATACAATTAGTGGAAATTGCTAAGGCGATTTCCCGAGATTCTGATGTAATTATTATGGATGAACCAACATCGGCTATTGGGGAAAAGGAAGTTGATAATTTATTCAAAGTAATTAGACGGATGAAGGATAAAGGTAAAGGAATAATCTACGTATCCCATAAATTAAAAGAGATTTTCGCAATTTCAGATGAGGTAACTATACTCCGGGATGGTAAATACATTGCTACAAAATCAATTGAAAACATCACGCCAGAAGAATTAATTACTCTCATGCTTGGGCGCAAGATTCAAGATCAGTTTATAAAAGATAGCTCTCCTCAGGGGACAACACTCCTGTCCGTTAATGGATTCTCCAAACATGGTCAATTTCATGATATTAGCTTTAACCTAAAGAAGGGTGAAGTACTCGGAGTGTTTGGTCGAAAAGGTTCAGGAAGAACTGAATTTCTTCGTACTCTTGTTGGTCTCGAAAAACCCGACAAGGGAGAAGTAGCTATCGAGGACAGAAAGGTTAAAATATCATCACCTCGAGACGCACTAAAGCTTGGAATAGCATTTGTACCGGAAGACAGGAAAGAAGAGGGTCTAGTTTTGACACGCTCCGTAAAAGAAAACTTGTCACTTTCTGCATTGGAACGATTTATAACAGGTATGTTTATTAATGATAAAAAAGAAAAAATGCGTGTAATGGACATTATTGAAAAATTTGACATAAAGACTCCGGGCTTAGAACAGATAGTGAAATACTTAAGTGGAGGAAACCAGCAGAAAGTGGCAATAGCTAGATGTATTTTAACGGGCCCCAAAATTCTGTTACTTGATGAACCGACAAGGGGCATTGATGTAGGGGCAAAGAGGGAAATCTATAAGTTTATTGTGGAGTATGTAAAAGAGGGGAATGCAGTAGTTATGGTGTCTTCTGAAATCCCAGAGATACTTGGTGTAAGTGACCGGATTGTAATTTTTAGACAGGGGACAATAGTTGGTGAGCTGAGCAAAAAAGATGCAACCCAAGAGGATTTATTACGTTTAGCCTTATAAGCATATAGTACCCAGTAACATTAAAAGGAGTGTGCTTATGAACATCTCTACTTATCATAAAGGCGAACTAAAGAAAGGTCGTACGATATTAGCGTCAGTTGTTAATAAGGATATAGGCGATAGTTTTAGAATATTTATGGCAAATTATGGAATAATTATAGTATTTATAGTATTGTGCCTTATGCTTTCTGCGATAAGCCCCTATTTTTTTACAGAAAAAAACATAATGAACGTCCTTAGGCAAACATCAATAAATGGCCTACTATCTATTGGAATGACCTTTGTCATTTTAACTGGGGGAATAGATCTTTCTGTTGGATCGATATTGGCGTTTGCTGGTATCGTTGGAGCTTCATTTTCAAGTTCTGCCTTTACTGCTTTAGGTAATCATATTTATCCAGCACAATTTTCATTTTTTATTAGCTTGCTTGTAGGCATTACCTTAGGTTTAGTCAACGGGGCCTGTATTGCGAAATGGAAAATTCCTCCCTTTGTCATGACGCTTGGTATGCTTAGTATGGCACGCGGCTTAACATATATTTACACTGACGGTATGCCTATCCCCAATATCCATAAAGACTTCCTTGTTATAGGGCAGGGTCAGATATTTTCTATTCCAGTGCCAGTTATTATCTTTATTCTTGTAACGTGTATTGCATGGGTAGTACTTTATAAAACGCGGTTTGGTCGCTATGTTTATGCTGTGGGGGGTAATGAGAAAAGTGCTAAACTTTCAGGTATTAATACGAGACAAGTCATTTTATTGGTCTATGCAATTAGTGGACTTTTATCTGCTTTAGGAGGTCTCATCCTTACGGCAAGGACAACGGCTGGGTTACCGCAAGCCGGGGTTTCTTATGAGTTGGATGCTATTGCAGCAGTAGTAATTGGTGGTACAAGCTTAAGTGGGGGGCAAGGTACTTTAGTTGGAACGTTTTTCGGAGCGTTAATTATGGGTGTTATTAATAATGGGCTGGACCTACTTGGTGTGTCATCATATTTTCAGCAGTTAATTAAAGGAGCTATAATTGTTGTCGCTGTATTACTGGATTCTTTACAAAAAGCAAGAATGAAGGAATAAAAAAGATAGAATCCGAGATAGCGGAAATTCAATTATTAAGGGGGGTGTTCAAGAAATATATTAACAATGGGCAAAGTGCTAGTAGAGAAACAATGGTTAAGGCGTATGTGTAGACAGTTTAAGACGGTAGCCATCAGAGAGACATTACAAATGTAACCAAGAAAGGTGGAAGAAGGAAATGAAGATGCCTGGAAAGCTTGCAGTAGTGTTTCTTCTTACGCTTACACTCGTGATTAGCGTATTAGGAATTGGTATTCCAGCTCAGGGAGAGGCTAAGAAAGTATATAAGATCGGTGCTGCTGTATATGGTTTAAAAGCTGAGTACATGCGCCTGTGGACACTTGCCCTTGAAAAACATCCAGCAGTAAAGAGTGGGCTTGTAAAGATAACCGTTTTTGACGGAAAGTACGATGCTTCTGTACAGCAGAGCCAGTTTGAGACGATGGTAACTCAAGGATTTGATGCAATCATTTTTGTACCGATAGATATTCAAGCCGGTGCAGCGGCTGTTGCAGTTGCTGCTAAAGCTCACATACCTGTCATTGGTTCAAATACAAGAGTAAACAGCGATCTTTTGACTTCCTATATTGGTTCCGATGATGTCCAAGCCGGCGCAATAGAGGCCGAAGCGGTATGTAAAGCAATAGGCTATAAAGGTAATGTTGTAATTATTGAAGGTCCAATTGGACAATCCGCACAGATCGAGCGAAGGAAAGGCAATCTGCAAGTAATTCAGAAATATCCGGATGTGAAAGTTCTTGAAATGAAGACAGCAAACTGGTCCAGAGCAGAGGCTTTGAGTCTTATGGAAAACTGGCTTAGTGCTTATCCAGGGAAAATAAATGGCGTCATAGGACAAAACGATGAGATGGCTCTAGGGGCAATACAGGCACTTAAAGCTGCGGGCATTGATCCAAAGACAGTACCCACTGCAGGTATCGATGGTGTTACTGATGCATTAATTGCTATAAAGAACGGCGAAATGGCGAGCTGCACTTTACAGGATGCAACAGGACAGGCTCAAGGTGCACTAGATCTTGCTCTCAGAGCATTAATTGGAGAGAGTTATAAACCTCAGGCTGAATGCTGGAAGTATATGGATTGGGGCAAGTCAATGAAAAAAGTCTATAATGTGCCATGGGTTCCTGTTACTAAGGATAATGTGGACAAACTGCTAGCGCAAAGACGGGCTGATACCAAGAAGTAATAAAAAGGTGTATGAGAAATGCCCGAAGTTATGTTACTTCTCCCCCTTCGGGCATTTCTCTAAAATGTGTGGGTAAGTGGCATCTATTATCGAGAATATCCAGGCCATTCTCTTAGCGGGGAGGCCTACCGTTCAAGCTGAAGAGGTCTCGAGTAAACAAATCAGCGAAGGAGACTTTAGTTATGGAATTTAAAGGGTTTGATAAGAACTTTGGATTAAAAAATAATGTAGCTTTGATAACAGGCGCTGCTCGGGGTATTGGTAAAGCCATTGCCACTCTTTTTGCTGAGAAGCAAGCTAATCTTATTCTTGTTGATATATTGGAGGAAGTAAAGGATGTGGCATCTTCACTTTCTAGTCTTGGTGTAAAAACCCTTCCACTAGTTGTCGATGTGAGTAATACGGCTCATATTCACAAAATGGTGGAAGATAGCATTAAGGCATTTGGACGAATTGATATCCTTGTGAACTGCGCAGGCGTGGTTTTTCTAGATGATGCAGAAAGCATCTCCGAAGATTATTGGGATAAGACAATGGCAATTAATTTAAAGGCGCCTTTTATGATCTCTCAGGCTGTAGGGAGAGAGATGATAAGACAGAAACGTGGCAAGATCATAAATATTGCATCTCAAGCTGGCATTATTGCGCTTGATAAACATGTTGCTTATTGTTCAAGCAAGGCCGCTATCATTGGAATGACAAAAGTCTTAGCATTAGAGTGGGCTGAATTCAATATTAAAGTAA
This portion of the Bacillota bacterium genome encodes:
- a CDS encoding response regulator, which gives rise to MFRRLKVLVAEDESLVAMGLKSALKRLGHEVIGQAFDGLEAVEMSKRLQPELVLMDINMPKLDGIEAAKLINEHNPIPVIIISGYSQADLISRATEAGVYGYLVKPVDKTDLAPAIDVAFGRFEETLRFKRSLEERKLIERAKGVLMDKRGLRENEAMKYLERQSQNTNEKLAIVAKKILEGNDY
- a CDS encoding ABC transporter permease, whose protein sequence is MNISTYHKGELKKGRTILASVVNKDIGDSFRIFMANYGIIIVFIVLCLMLSAISPYFFTEKNIMNVLRQTSINGLLSIGMTFVILTGGIDLSVGSILAFAGIVGASFSSSAFTALGNHIYPAQFSFFISLLVGITLGLVNGACIAKWKIPPFVMTLGMLSMARGLTYIYTDGMPIPNIHKDFLVIGQGQIFSIPVPVIIFILVTCIAWVVLYKTRFGRYVYAVGGNEKSAKLSGINTRQVILLVYAISGLLSALGGLILTARTTAGLPQAGVSYELDAIAAVVIGGTSLSGGQGTLVGTFFGALIMGVINNGLDLLGVSSYFQQLIKGAIIVVAVLLDSLQKARMKE
- a CDS encoding AzlD domain-containing protein — encoded protein: MDKTTFLVVLAGMFAATYVPRALPLVALSRVKMPQWVVEWLEFVPSAVLAALLAPGLLMPHRHIDLSLHNDYLIAAIPTMLVAIRTRSLALSVAVGVGIMVLLQRLY
- a CDS encoding D-threitol dehydrogenase is translated as MEFKGFDKNFGLKNNVALITGAARGIGKAIATLFAEKQANLILVDILEEVKDVASSLSSLGVKTLPLVVDVSNTAHIHKMVEDSIKAFGRIDILVNCAGVVFLDDAESISEDYWDKTMAINLKAPFMISQAVGREMIRQKRGKIINIASQAGIIALDKHVAYCSSKAAIIGMTKVLALEWAEFNIKVNAVSPTVVLTELGKKAWAGEVGEAMKKKIPVGRFGYPEEIAAGVLFLASDAADMITGANLVIDGGYTIQ
- a CDS encoding sugar ABC transporter ATP-binding protein, yielding MNDDILLKAVNIFKSFPGVKALDGVSLTLRKGTIHALCGENGAGKSTLMNILIGLYRKDSGHLFYKGKEVDFSHPKQALDLGISIIEQELAPIYDMTVAENIFLGREPITSGKLIDYPLLNKMAAELLADLDVRIDPTRKMRFLSLAEIQLVEIAKAISRDSDVIIMDEPTSAIGEKEVDNLFKVIRRMKDKGKGIIYVSHKLKEIFAISDEVTILRDGKYIATKSIENITPEELITLMLGRKIQDQFIKDSSPQGTTLLSVNGFSKHGQFHDISFNLKKGEVLGVFGRKGSGRTEFLRTLVGLEKPDKGEVAIEDRKVKISSPRDALKLGIAFVPEDRKEEGLVLTRSVKENLSLSALERFITGMFINDKKEKMRVMDIIEKFDIKTPGLEQIVKYLSGGNQQKVAIARCILTGPKILLLDEPTRGIDVGAKREIYKFIVEYVKEGNAVVMVSSEIPEILGVSDRIVIFRQGTIVGELSKKDATQEDLLRLAL
- a CDS encoding AzlC family ABC transporter permease, with the translated sequence MKLDTKPSTLSSTSTSAVLTTLTKAVAGGFLSGVKIAIPIMLGYVPIGFAYGVLARQAGLSVIQATAMSLAVYAGSSQFIAVAMLTSGAGATAIVSTTFLVNLRHLLFSASMVPYFRRFSIPALAILSFGITDETYAAGIGQYSREKPRFSTVLGLHLASYLSWVVASLVGASVSSLVGSASDLGLDFALPAMFIALLISQLKNKTTILVAVLSGFISLGVSMLGWNTLNVIVATVISATLGVFWNLWTKRHS
- a CDS encoding ATP-binding cassette domain-containing protein — encoded protein: MIPVVRGRGIWYNKSTAGGTAGSIRIGLRYRINDRDFEAELLISDSFRFLVGGTMQPLLEIRGLAAEGPANGQGLSDIDFDLHPNEIHAIIGESGSGKSTFARVLSGLHPYSAGSLCIKGRKIEIRSLKDARRYGISTVYEEPPLHPFLSVEENIYLGLLPITLPTRIISAKKLRTDCRKLLDNLEIDINPAKLVKELKLGDRQLIAIAKALASDPSILVMDEPCNGLDETQKAKLFQLIRGCANKGLGVIYLSQRLEEVLQVANRVSVLKNGMLRGTLSAAEAQRHPERIFRVMLDKNRSVVLDDDYMQQMLPEKMGGVVDTFFRTTELLASEYELQDVLNFISKRAMSIMNSDSCVIQIIDEETGSIVNRRKYDEGKSIEVQLKESLIKTVIENGTPFYITNLGGKDDAARYFIEEPESSIGAFLCVPIKIRSRIAGVIEVFYTSLHQFTPREIEVISTFANQAALAIENTRLLGRSALLQEAHHRIKNNLQSIISLLSLQLDFMECKSIESAINDTISRIKAIALVHDLLSKDEKGIGVINVKKILETVISSLKHPFLESGKVNLIVSGEGSMLSYRKAASLSLVVNELVSNCLKHAFPDGRGGEIIVSTFVMNNKFIIEIRDNGVGLPDGFDCAIHGNLGLSIVQTLVNKDLEGEVVLTRVSPNFGTLARICLPKD
- the arsC gene encoding arsenate reductase (thioredoxin): MNLRKEENCGKKKRVMFLCTGNSCRSQMAEGFARVLFGDNWEVYSTGIEPAGLNRRAIEVMREVGIDISMQTSDPIEPELLKKMDLVVTLCGGAEERCPMTPPAVRRIHWPLPDPAKAKGREEEIMAQFRRVRDDIRRRVEELLGLSDSCCSGEGHMV
- a CDS encoding substrate-binding domain-containing protein, with amino-acid sequence MKMPGKLAVVFLLTLTLVISVLGIGIPAQGEAKKVYKIGAAVYGLKAEYMRLWTLALEKHPAVKSGLVKITVFDGKYDASVQQSQFETMVTQGFDAIIFVPIDIQAGAAAVAVAAKAHIPVIGSNTRVNSDLLTSYIGSDDVQAGAIEAEAVCKAIGYKGNVVIIEGPIGQSAQIERRKGNLQVIQKYPDVKVLEMKTANWSRAEALSLMENWLSAYPGKINGVIGQNDEMALGAIQALKAAGIDPKTVPTAGIDGVTDALIAIKNGEMASCTLQDATGQAQGALDLALRALIGESYKPQAECWKYMDWGKSMKKVYNVPWVPVTKDNVDKLLAQRRADTKK